The Neodiprion lecontei isolate iyNeoLeco1 chromosome 2, iyNeoLeco1.1, whole genome shotgun sequence genome segment CGACACAATTCTGATACTACGCTCTGCCTCTCCAGATACTCCTGCACCTTGTCTATAATCGTTGATACGCGTTTTTCGTCCTTCAGTCGCTCGACGTATTCGTTGCTGTGCGGATCGCACTCTTTAAGCAGCTTGGTGAACTCCTCGTCTAATCTCTCGACCAGAGTCAGCACGCAACCATGCAGCTTGTACGGCGGTGTTTCGTATTCCTCTGAGTCTTCAGAGACTGTTTCTGCGATTACCATATCTGGAGTGCTCAGAAGCATGTCTAACATCTCCGATATGCGCTCAAGAAGCTTTGACCAGTATTCAGGTTTCATCGCATCGGAAACTTTTGGGTTATAATCAAATATTGAAGAGATTATAGAAAACTTTATCTTGACGGCGACGGCTGGCCCGAGATTATGAGTTTCAGCAATCGACTGCAGCTCATGAAGTAGTTCGATCTGCTCTCTTCTGTCTGTTCGCTTTTTACCGCGTGCAGCTATCACCTCAGTTAGTTTCTTCAACACGGCCTGCACATTTATCTCAGCATCCTTGGCGAACATTTTAGGCTTTTCTGACGGTATTGCCACACCTCCTTTAACAGTCTCCCATTCACCCTCGCCGTCGTCTTCATCACGtctcttctttctctccttgTCTTTGCGCTCTTTGCGTTGTTCTTTCTTCTTTGCCTTATCTTCGTCATCATCTTTGTCTGTTGTTTTCTTTATGAATCTTTCGCGAATGTTTGTGTACTGGCCATCGTCATCGCTTGATGTGCTATCACTGTCAGAATCACTTCCCCAATCTTCGTCGCTGTCGCTGGCTTCCTCACCGTCGATCGTTGGACCTTTCTACAAACGGAAAAAAGTcatgaaaacaataaaagaCATTGAAGTAGTTGTGAGGCAAAAAATCGAcccttttttcaattttatttaaggGATCatcagtgtgaaattttcaaaaaatctttttttttttgcactatCGGATAGTATACACTATTATAAACattctctcaaattttttaacgaaattcgaattatttCAGTCACTACAGCATTTCTTAGAGAAAGGGAATATGACATCTGCTGCGTTTGTCTCCCCATTCAACTGTTATTCCTTTTGTCTTGTTCCTACCTGCGCGTGTACGTTCCTGCAGGAAATGAACAATTTAAGGAAGCAGAAGGAATATTGTATGGACCTGGTATCGCCGATTGATCGTAATTAAACGATATATCTACAAttttctaacttcaatctttaaacgcgtttttctcggaATGGTGTCCACTCTCAAAGGAAGAGTTTTCAAGCTATCCATTTGCAATTTTGACAGAACATTCTTTACGTCATTCTctatcgtgctatggaagtttttttttttttaaatctttcaatttttttttacgaaaaaccgtaaaaaaaaaactgaattcgatacgttttgttcaaaccgccgccattttgtcaaattaaaaaaaaaaaaagcgtcCATAGCACGATAGCGGCTTTCATAcagattaataatctttttgcaatttttgtttcagatcaggATTAAGACCGCAATCCTGGACACCATGCAGGACCTTTTTTTTGAATCGgacttttcaataatttaaaacaatattaaacaataaataaatcaacttacaaaaaatcattttatattcttcatcACTGCCTtgatgtgcaaaaaaaaatcaaaccgaTTAGTTTATCCtaaccataaaaaaaaatcgcgaaaatcagTGATATTTCGGAGGATCACACTGTAATGTCCCTTAAAGATCGTCGTACATTGCGTATTAATCAAATTGTTATATTCCAAAGATCTCTTTCAAAACGCcagaatagaaaatactggaattCTAAACATAAGATTAGATATGgctgttttatttcaaattacttcTAAATAAGTAGAACTctagtaaatttttcgatttcacaATACATTGTTACATTTTAATCAGAAGATTATTTTCTACACTGTTACTAAGccagataattttttttaactagtTAATTCAATATTGCCATTAGTTGATGATGAATACTACTAGTGCAATATTATGTAACTAAATATTTAATGATGCCAGCatgataacaaaaaaaaaaaagtacttcAGTAACTTTGCAGACAATAGTTTTCTAAATGAAATTATTGGTTCTAGAATGAAATCAAACGAATCTACgagatttttaaacatttcaaTGCCTTTTAGAAAGCATGGATACTTATGCTTTTGTTCATAATTGAagtatattccatttttaaagaaatctTCGTAGCTTACAAATATAATGATTTGATAGACTCAATGAACGACTATttcataataaaattattgtaacgTATTGATTTTCGACCAACCAACGGTCTTAATTAATGCGGTAACGTGACCACGATCAAACCCTacaaatataatgaaaatttgataaatgctaaatgaacgactaattcataacaaaattgataaaaagtatcaattttgGCCAACTAACGAGCTCAATTAATACAATAATGTAACCACGTTCAAACCTTGAATTTCGAAACATCAGGAGCATTTGCTTCTGCTGAACTAGCTTTCTTGAAGGCGTTGGCACGATCTTCTTCTCCATCCGACTCCTCAGCCTCTTCAGCTATGTGATCatgttaaataattaataatatgtaACATTAACTTGCTTTAGTTGAGGTAACTAAATTATATCTACATATTTCTCTGCGTTAACACTGTAATATTCAACTCTGATAATCGAAACTGcacctttttcttcctcatctTCATCTTCCTGGTCAGGATTCTCTTTGAACTTGGTAATATCCTCCTCAAAGTCCTTGATATATTTCCGTATCTTCTGGCGTAAAGAGGTGAGTgatttggaattatttttagaCATATTCTTACGATCTTCCCAAACATCAGTAATAAAATTCTCCAACTCGACTAAACATCGTAAGTAAAAATGTGGCGTCTGGCCATTTTCCTCCTTGGCAATAACTGGCAGTGCCTTTGCATAAGCTCGCGTCAACTGTTCGAAACCTAGAACCCACAACACCAGCGTTAATTTATTCCATACAATCCCGAACCATAAGGTCGCGTAATACTAATACTTACTTGTGAGCATGCTGCTCATATCcttgatttttttgtaatttctaaTCAGTTTAATCAGATTTGTGATTTCCTCATAACGCTTCTCTTTTGTTGAGCGCACAACACGCTTTGTTTCTTCCTCATCATCACTGAActgtaaagaaaatttattcgtttacaaaGGTGAAATGCGTGATAACCAAAACCAGACAATCGAAGTCTGTTTGTGTCACATAACGGTAGCGAACTTCAACGTGATTTAAGGTTAGATTAAGGCAAGGTTGAAAAATACCGTATAAACTGCCCCTGTGGGCCTCTGAATCTGTTCCTCCTCAGACGAGCTGTCAGACTCGGAGTCCGATCCGGTGGCGAAAAATCGGCTCATGATTAGACTGAATCTGTGAAATTAAACTGTACAAATGTATCACTGCTGATTTGCACGGCTTACAAATGAGTTGTCAAACACATGGCACAGTAAAATAGACTGCTTTGGCCTGATTTTAAGTCCTAGTCACAATTGGGGGCCGTAATATTTAGGAGAAATTTGATCATCCTACAGAGGAAgtcttttctttattatacaGACCGTAATAACTCGTTAATCAATTTACCTGTGATCGCCTGCAAAGAAATCCCCTTACGGGTAGCCGTTCAATGTAAAGAGGCCGATCGCAACCACgatcttacatacaggtctggcaACGAAGCTCAATTTTCTACAGAGCGGCGTGCAGCGGCGTGGTTCTCTTTTTGTCCGTGATTTTTAGTGTTTGAAATAGCCATGTCGCAGCGCTGCTATCTCGGGATGTACGTGGGGTAGGGATGGTACGGATGAAAATGtgccaataataatattattattaggaTGGCGATGCATTGCGCACGCGTTGATTATCCATCTCTCGATCACAACGCCGACCTGGCGGCCACAAAGTGAGATAAATAACCGGCCGTGAAATCAACCACCCCCACTACCTTCGTtgccagacctgtatgtaagaccgtgatTGCAACGAAATAAGCTTGGCGTCGACAATTGTAacctgtaataaaatagaTATACATAGACGCGGATACGTCATTGAAATTTCGGATCATGTCAAATTGTCAGACAGTGTACACCACCTAGCGGATTTTTTAACAAGCTGTTGCAATGGCGATTGTTACGCGGTTTTTCCACTGGGTTTTTCCCAGTGGGTCTTTCGCCAACATACATTGTTACATTTACATGTATGAAATACATAGAATAAGGATTACTAAAAACTATGTAAATACTGTACACCGACTCGACGATGGTGAAGTCTCTGCAACcaagtacatacatacctaaaGTGTGCTCGCGACATATGTAGAGATGATGACATGAGTGAATTTATTCTCAAAGAATTTTCGACTCAGTATCTCGGGTCCTAAAATGTTGCATTGATTATTCACTCGTTACTAATaagtcgaatttttttattgtgatATATTCGTATAAGATACgattcatttaaaaatacagTACGGTATACAAGTTTTGTTTCgcatttttttgtacataaatatTGACAATGGAGCATAtagtttaataataataataatataatgatgATACAGCACAATAAAATACtttgtttttatattaaataatatgatatagctataacaaaaatattgtgcTTGTTTTGTATTATCAACAATCGTAATAACAATGTGAATAGAACAAAGGTACTAAGTATGTAATTTATCTACTGCGGGAATGTGCATAAAACACCGTGTTTTCATTCTTCAACAtagattataataattaataacataataataattaataacataataataataatatgaattaatatttcaattaacTATGATGAACAGACTTCATACTCTGTGCattacatatacatgcatacctaTATGATATACTTGTGGAAAAGGCACATCGTATTTCAGGGAATATGTTCAAGAGCTTTTCTTGATAGCTGTTGATTCCATTTTCatgctttcttttttcaatcagtCAGTTCCGTTCATCGTAGGCTGCGGAGGTGCTTGGTCTTTCGATTTTCTACGAACCACTTGCCTCTGGTGCTCATATTCAAAGTCTTCTTCACTCAATTTCAGTCTATGAATCTGTATTGGAGTGAAATATGGATATCatatactaacaataagtgttCTTTCCATtccgaatgaatt includes the following:
- the LOC107218916 gene encoding eukaryotic translation initiation factor 3 subunit C — its product is MSRFFATGSDSESDSSSEEEQIQRPTGAVYTFSDDEEETKRVVRSTKEKRYEEITNLIKLIRNYKKIKDMSSMLTSFEQLTRAYAKALPVIAKEENGQTPHFYLRCLVELENFITDVWEDRKNMSKNNSKSLTSLRQKIRKYIKDFEEDITKFKENPDQEDEDEEEKAEEAEESDGEEDRANAFKKASSAEANAPDVSKFKKGPTIDGEEASDSDEDWGSDSDSDSTSSDDDGQYTNIRERFIKKTTDKDDDEDKAKKKEQRKERKDKERKKRRDEDDGEGEWETVKGGVAIPSEKPKMFAKDAEINVQAVLKKLTEVIAARGKKRTDRREQIELLHELQSIAETHNLGPAVAVKIKFSIISSIFDYNPKVSDAMKPEYWSKLLERISEMLDMLLSTPDMVIAETVSEDSEEYETPPYKLHGCVLTLVERLDEEFTKLLKECDPHSNEYVERLKDEKRVSTIIDKVQEYLERQSVVSELCRIYLRKIEHLYYKFDPTVLKQKDGEIASNVVTSVQVMEKLCKFVYAKDGTDRLRTRAILSHIYHHALHDNWFQARDLILMSHLQETIQHSDPATQILYNRTMAHLGLCAFRHANIKDAHNCLVDLMMTGKVKELLAQGLLPQRQHERSKEQEKIEKQRQMPFHMHINLELLECVYLVSAMLIEIPYMAAHEFDARRRMISKTFYQQLRSSERQSLVGPPESMREHVVAAAKAMRNGNWAACNNFIINEKMNAKVWDLFYQTDKVRAMLTRLIQEEALRTYLFTYSHVYDSISMPTLAEMFQLKRPVVHSIISKMIINEELMASLDDPTETVVMHRSEPSRLQSLALQLTDKVNNFVDSNDRIFELKQGNFFSRSGNQGNFRDRQNYNRQGQDWGRQRRDRNREDNRNY